The genomic segment CGCGTGCAAACAATGATTCCAGGCGGAAAACAAAAGAGGCAGGACGAGTTGGCACCTGGAAGGCGGCCAATGCAAAGCTTGCACCCGCCCACAACCCACAAATGGAGTGCTGAGATTGGTCTGAACCCCTGGGTACCAGACCAGTCTGCACATCACTAACCTGCTTAtctaaaatagttacaattgcatctttgcttatcttaaatagttacaaatgtatctaagcacaggtgctgagtgttctgggctctctgccaagagcctgttatttaattaaaggaacagttacatcaaaatataaaagtgttttaaagcactggtaaaactggtgtgtttgcttcaaaaacactactattgctgctgcaagctgctgtgtagccatgggggcagccattcaagcacaggatacacagtagataacagataagtactactatagtttatataaacaagctgctgtgtagccatgggggcagccattcaagcacaggatacacagtagataacagataagtactactatagtttatataaacaagctgctgtgtagccatgggggcagccattcaagcacaggatacacagtagataacagataagtactactatagtttatataaacaagctgctgtgtagccatgggggcagccattcaagcacaggatacacagtagataacagataagtactactatagtttatataaacaagctgctgtgtagccttgggggcagccattcaagcacaggatacacagtagataacagataagtactactatagtttatataaacaagctgctgtgtagccatgggggcaaccattcaagcacaggatacacagtagataacagataagtactactatagtttatataaacaagctgctgtgtagccatgggggcagccattcaagcacaagatacacagtagataacagataagtactactatagtttatataaacaagctgctgtgtagccatgggggcagccattcaagcacaggatacacagtagataacagataagtactactatagtttatataaacaagctgctgtgtagccatgggggcagccattcaagcacaggatacacagtagataacagataagtactactatagtttatataaacaagctgctgtgtagccatgggggcagccattcaagcacaggatacacagtagataccagataagtactactatagtttatataaacaagctgctgtgtagccatgggggcagccatttaagcacaggatacacagtagataacagataagtactactatagtttatataaacaagctgctgtgtagccatggggcagccattcaagcacaggatacacagtagataacagataagtactactatagtttatataaacaagctgttgtgtagccatgggggcagccattcaagcacaggatacacagtagataacagataagtactactatagtttatataaacaagctgttgtgtagccatgggggcagccattcaagcacaggatacacagttgataacagataagattCTCCCATCACTTCTCTTCACTTATTTGCACCTCAACCCTCAATGTGGTGCACAATCACCTCAGGGCTCTAGCCCCCACTATTACTCTTTGGTGGGACCACAGGTTGTCTGTGCTCACTAACCCTCTCTaactttctctcctgaagtgaaCTCACTTGCCACTACTATCCACTAGCTAGCCCTAACGGTACCAACCTCCCCCAGAGTCTGGCCACTTCTGTCTGGTGCTGAGTTGGGGCACATCTTCCACTTATGTCCTTCAGTTATGAGTTGGGGCACATCTTCTACTTACTATATCCTACATGTATGAGTTGGGGCAAATCTTTGACTTATGTCTTTCAGGTATGAGTTTGTTGCAGATCCTCCACTTATCACCTTCAGTTATGAGTTAGGCACATCTTCCACTTAtgtactttaaggggcccattaacttagctcgagtgaaggaatagaataaaaaaaacgttgaatttcgaattatttttttggctacttcgaccatcgaatgggctacttcgactacgacttcgaattgaacgattcgatagtcgaagtactgtctctttaaaaccaaaaacgtcgaccccctagtttgccacctaaaagctaccgaagtcaacgtccccataggcttttaaacaattttaaagtcgaagaaaaatcgttcgatcgatggattaaaatccttcgaatcgaacgatttgaaggattcaaTTGTTAGATCGagtgatttttcgttcgatcgaatgaattgtggtaaatcctttcggcttcgatattcgaagtcgaaggattttaattcggcagtcgaatatcgatattcgaccataagtaagtctgccccttagtatgagttTGAGTACATCTTCTACTTATAGCCTTGAgctattttatattcaatattaccAAAAGGTATAAAGAGGCAAACTGacacaaaaatgcaaaatatagaaTTGAAAAACTGtgggtaattttttaaaaaaaatgggagtAAAACATGAAGAAATCCTGTTCCTACCGGTTAGGAGTTTTCTTTGTGTGCCCTGGGGCTTGGAGATAACTGGGCTCATGCTCCCAACCCAACTGGACCCCAAACATAAACTCCTTTATTGACCATAACTCCTTACTGGAACATAGTGGAGGaatgatattatatttattggtCATGAAATTTCCTATGGGTTGAATACATACCAACCATCAATGTCGAATGAACTGTCCCTGCCCAGATATTCTTATCTGATACATagcaaaggaaaaaagataaaagcttttaaagagagaaagagagagacatgTATAAATTGTACATCACGTCAAATAATTACATAGAATAAATGTGTTCTCTTATTCTATTCTTTAGGGGACGTATAGTGCGACCTACTTATTGCTTGTGACAGTTAAGGCATTCAAGTCAATCTATTAATCCCTTGGAATTGCAGTTTCCATTGTGTCTCGTCTTAAATTGACTTGAAATCGACACCTTTTGATATAACTTTACAAGTTTGCGGTTCCTTAATCCACATGGATACGTTCCAACCGTTTGTAAccagttgaagtgtaatggcccAGACGGTGAATTCACAAAACTCGGGGCAAGTTTATCAGCCAAAGTGGGTGCTTTACGAGAAACAAATTGAATTGGATGGGCTCACACAATATCATTTAACTTCCAGTCAACATCGAGTACAGGGATAAATTGTCTGATAATGTGGCACATTTTTTAGTAAATTctattgaataataaatatttaaaacatttcatgATGATTGTCTTTTTTGGCAGGAGAAAGGTTTGGCAGTAACTGAGTTACCACTACACACAATTCCTATTTGATAACCCATTAAGATAAGGGAGTGAGGTTTGTGCAAATTGCGTATCTGATACTGAATTATACCTGGAACCCATTTGGTATCGCAGTATAATTCATCTGAGCTGCATCAAGGCAATCTCTGCCTGGCAAGGTCCAGCTCTAACCGAGGAATGTGAGAGAGTCTCGCCATGTaaattaaaactgaaaataataaagaaaatcaaataaacaacaGTGGTACAAAAACAATATGCTGGGTTtccaaaataacaaataaaggGACAAAGATATGTTGGAGACCCTTTTTATGTTGGGAAGTGGCAGAGAtggaaacaaataattaaaaaactgtagcaaataaaaaatgaagcccaattgaaaatcaaacctgacctGTTGTTCTTTGTATCTTATATGAGGGCAAGATGCATTATAGGCCCAGTGTGTGTCTGCTCCCACCAGAGCCATGATATCATAATATTAATAGTCTGAGAGTTAAGAGTTTGGCACATGGAGAGCCTggttgaaccaaatccaaaccccgtataaaacaaaaacattgctgTCTGTGATCAAGTACTTCTGCCTGAGTACGGCCAATCTCTTGTGGTTCCGagagtttggatttggttcggtattcgccggACTCTGATAACGAGCTTTTGGGTATAAGGCTGAATACTGAACATGAGGgctcagtgcatccctaattatttcagTTCAACAATATCTTGAGACAGTGGCTTTTAGACATCATTTATTTAAGGCACAATAGACAGATATATACTTGAACTGGTTCCTTATGTCCTGTACAGAGGCACAAAAGTTCCACCAAGAAAGGGAAATAATAGGAAAATCTGTTATTGAGCTTCATGTGCCTCTTGCTCCTCTGTACAATCTTGTGGGCACAGGTTGTCCCCAGTGTGAAGATGATGAAGGGAATCTCCAGTCAGTCCTTAGATCTCATTCTCTATCAGAGTTCAGTGCGGAAGTTTAACCCACTGCCTTCCATCTTCTTCTTGTATTCCTCATCAAAGATAATGTTCTGTGCCACCGAGAAATGGGTTTTCCAATCCCCCACAGTCCCTGGaacaaagaaacaataaaatcTGTCTAATGGAACTGGAGATCATGGTGGAACATGGGAAGTGATCAGGGAAGGAAGAGAAAGTTAGTAGAGCAAAGCAGAGATAATGTCACAGCAGAGGGTATAACTGACTAAATATGAAGGGAAGGAGGGTAGCGAATAAGGAAGGGGAGGAGGAGTAAGGCAGGAAATAAGTTGACGGAAACTGTGTGCTCAATTCATTTCCTAATGGTTAGGATGTAGGCTGGGCAGCCTAGACAGTAGGTTCTCTTGTCTACAAAATATACCCATACCTTTTCTTATAAAAGGAGATATGGTTTGGTCCATGATAGTTTTGGGAACGGTGCTGTTATTTGTCATAGGGTTCTCCTTCATTGCCTGGAAGGAAGTGTGATACTTGATCTTCTCCAGAACTTCATCAGATAAGTCCTTACCCAGGAACTTCATGACCTTCTTAATCTCACGCattgggtcctaaaataaatGAGAAGGACAAATATTCTATCTGGGATGTCACATTTCCATATTATCAAGCAGATCAACCTTCTCACCTGAATCATGTCCTCATAGAAGATAAAAAGTATCTGATGTTTGTCTACAGCTTTCCACCATCCAAGTACGTTGTCAAACCAACTCCCCCATGGCACTGCAAGAAGGAATAACTGGGGTTAGAGCTCAAAGTAACCACTCAATGTATTGTCAAATCCTACAGCCAGCATGCAATGCACAACACTATAAATGCTGCTATTCCATCTCTTTTCTAAATTCCTATTTTAGCTATTAATACATTAAACTGAGAAATGAAGGGTCGCTGAGAGCTCACCATCTCCAGACAGGAATTCTGAGAAGAAGTTATCCCAGGTTCCAGAGTCCGGCAAAAATTTATTCATCTTATGAAAGTAATAATAAGAAACCATACAGTCCTTGGCATTTCTGGCAACATAGACAACCTGAGGGATAAAAGAAATCCATATTCATACAGGTATAATCACTGTAACACTATATAATGGGCAGAAATAGGAGGAGATATAGAGAAGGATCATAAGGAACAATAGGAGGAGAATAACTGACCTTGGTATTTTTCTCCCAAAAAGAGGGGGGCAGCAGGTTAATTGGTAAGTGAGTTTTTAGGATACGAGGAGAGTTCATGGTTTGTGCCAACGCCACACCTAGAATGTAACATTAGCAGTTATACCActaaagaaagaaatagaaatattACACATTTAAATCAATATATGGTATCCCAATGTGAAGGTAATGCATATTCACTCCATAATCATACCGGCAGGCTATTTGGCTCCTGATAAATCTGGCTACACTGGGTGTGAATGATGTTAGAGGAATGTCTGTTACCTGGTGGCATGGGCTTTGGTGGTACCAGGTCTATGAAGGGCACTTTGATATAACACGGGGCCCTCATGCTCTTCTGAACGTCTCCCTCTTGTAATATCAGATCCACGATCTCCTGCATCCACGTTGTCcctacacacagacacaaacacacctGTACAGGTTAAGGACAAACCTACACTGATTTTCATTCTCTTCTTGGACTATTCCATTACCAGCCTTCCCTTCTAACCACACCCCTAATAAAATGAAAGTTCCCCCCTGAGAATAATAAAGGGATTATTACAAAACAGAAGGGCTTTTGGGGACATAAGGAGGGTTATGGCCAGACAATAACTATGGAGTAAAAGTGCATGATGAGGGAGAGTACAACATTAGAAGATCAGAGCAAGTCAGCAAAGTTACTTGGAGATGGTCTTCTTATGGACTATAGGGGAGTCATTGATTTGAATGGTCTGGTCACTTACCTGCTTTGGGGTAGGTAGCAATGAGGATGTCGTCCTTCCGGGCCTGGAAATTGTATATAGTGTCCCACATGTCACAGGTAGTGACTGGCAGTGGGACCCCCTCGATATGGCCCATAGTAACCTGGAAATTCTCCATTCCCTTTGTCAGTTCTTCCATCGCTGCTGGATTCATACTGGTGGGGAACAGAGACAGTGATGGGCTTTGGCAACTTTTGGGGTGCAATAAAGCCTGGGGGACATGGTGTTTTGCCCACTGCATTTCTGGCATGGAGTATCTGTGTACCACTGCCTTATTTAGAAGCATCTGAAGGAGTAGTAGGTGGAGAGGAATGACTGGCAGAGGAAAGAGCTGTAGGGAGAGACCTGGGGGTGCAGAAATCAGCCGGAGATGGAGGCTGGGAGTTAGGGGTGATAGAAATCAGTAGGAGCTATAAGGGAGAAGGGGTTACAGGCAGAGGAAGAAGCTGTAGGGAGAGGGGGTGACAGGCAGAGGAAGATGCTGTAGTGTGAGGGACTGAAGGGAGACTGGCATCGGGGGAGTGGTAGGCACCCAAGGACTGGGCTGTGCACCCTTATTACCTGCAGTCAGGGTGTCAGTCTGGGCCCCAGTACTGGAATCTCTGGACTGTGCCTGTGTAGCTTCTGCTCTTTAGTCCTTTGCTCCTTTATGTTTCAGTTGGAACTTTATTTGCTCTCCACTCCCTttaaccaggtccggactgggagtaaaaagcagcccgggaaaaaaaatcaaagcagcccacatgtaaagacaCAATAGTTTTGTACttatccactcatatattggggtaaaactccAAAAATTATGTACATTAAGAGCTGCTTTTGACgcttaactgtaattaatgtaaaatattagagttattcatttattattattatgttacagtacagtaaaatattttttactggcaCCACACAAATCTAGTGTGTCCTTATTAACTATTTTgttaatttgccatttattataagctGAACGTcttatttaaaaatgacaagGATTCAATAGTTTACCATTATAGTAGGTGGTACATTACTTCTTTTAATATGCAAGTGATACTCAGAAACCCATGTatacctgcagccttgtgcctttatatggtcacagaacaacccctcagtgacttctaatatccttatcatttacagtagggggtacattatcccttataatacatgagtgatactcagagttccctgtataactcagcctgcagccttgtgtctttatatggtcacagaacccctcagtgacttctaatatccttatcatttacagtagggggtacattatcccttataatacatgagtgatactcagagttctctgtataactcagcctgcagccttgtgcctttatatggtcacagaacaacccctcagtgacttctaatatccttatcatttacagtagggggtacattatcccttataatacatgagtgatactcagagttccctgtataactcagcctgcagccttgtgcctttatatggtcacagaacaacccctcagtgacttctaatatccttatcatttacagtagggggtacattatcccttataatacatgagtgatactcagagttccctgtataactcagcctgcagccttgtgcctttatatggtcacagaacaacccctcagtgacttctaatatccttatcatttacagtagggggtacattatcccttataatacatgagtgatactcagagttccctgtataactcagcctgcagccttgtgcctttatatggtcacagaacaacccctcagtgacttctaatatccttatcatttacagtagggggtacattatcccttataatacatgagtgatactcagagttctctgtataactcagcctgcagccttgtgcctttatatggtcacagaacaacccctcagtgacttctaatatccttatcatttacagtagggggtacattatcccttataatacatgagtgatactcagagttccctgtataactcagcctgcagccttgtgcctttatatggtcacagaacaacccctcagtgacttctaatatccttatcatttacagtagggggtacattatcccttataatacatgagtgatactcagagttccctgtataactcagcctgcagccttgtgcctttatatggtcacagaacaacccctcagtgacttctaatatccttatcatttacagtagggggtacattatcccttataatacatgagtgatactcagagttccctgtataactcagcctgcagccttgtgcctttatatggtcacagaacaacccctcagtgacttctaatatccttatcatttacagtagggggtacattatctcttataatacatgagtgatactcagagttccctgtataactcagcctgcagccttgtgtctttatatggtcacagaacaacccctcagtgacttctaatatccttatcatttacagtagggggtacattatcccttataatacatgagtgatactcagagttccctgtataactcagcctgcagccttgtgcctttatatggtcacagaacaacccctcagtgacttctaatatccttatcatttacagtagggggtacattatcccttataatacatgagtgatactcagagttccctgtataactcagcctgcagccttgtgtctttatatggtcacagaacaacccctcagtgacttctaatatccttatcatttacagtagggggtacattatcccttataatacatgagtgatactcagagttccctgtataactcagcctgcagccttgtgtctttatatggtcacagaacaacccctcagtgacttctaatatccttatcatttacagtagggggtacattatcccttataatacatgagtgatactcagagttccctgtataactcagcctgcagccttgtgcctttatatggtcacagaacaacccctcagtgacttctaatatccttatcatttacagtagggggtacattatcccttataatacatgagtattttgataatagtcataataaaacatataattcaaTGGTGCAGAACCacattatttaatgaaaatatcacatgAATTCACCTTCGAGCTGGACTTGTGTGTTGCAAACAGAAATTGTATATGGGGACCCAACACACACCAAAATTTAAATACTGTGTCAGCGTTTACTGTGACAGACCAGTCCGTaaccggtagttacaccactgagacTTACTGTTCTTTGCTCCTCTCCGGCCCCGTTACCTCGTTCCTCCTTAGTTTGTGCAGAAAGTTCCTGTTCACTTCCTGACTCCGCCCCCATGCTCCGCCCCCATGCtccgtgcagcagcagcagcagcacatctGCCCACACAGGCTGTCTAGTGTTGTGCCTGGTTTTTCTTGCACGGCAACCGAGGGAGGGAGGAAGGTGCCTCGGAGCAGCccacttttataaaaaattgaGCAGCCcgtcgggcatttgcccgaacaggtacattgccagtccaggtagggttgccacctgtttggttttgacccagacagcccggtattttgaggggctgcccgggtctatacgtcctgcccggttttccaactAAAGAAAACcggggcgggattcccttgattgacccgtcgataggccaatcgctgatcgccgcgccatagccccgcccactgatgtcatggGCCCACACACTGACGTCATAACccacccactgacgtcacggatCCACCCCCCGCCCGCTCTCAGCCAGacaaaggaggcaaccctaagtCCGGGCCTGCCTTTAACCGTCCTCTCCACCCCATTGTCAACTTTGTTCCCATTCTCATGTTCTCTCATAGGGGAAAGGAAGGTGCAGGGAGGAGCGGCGCCCATTGTCCAACCTTCTGTCTCTTGGATATTAAACTCTCCTGCAGCTCCACTCACAGGCTCTTGGGATTCCCCAGGTTTATGGGAGTTCAGGGGCTGAAACTTCACttacagttattttattattaatttatttctcATACAAAGGAAGTTTAGTTCAATTGATTTGAGCAATTTCCCATTTCTTAGCGCTGAGGTGGAGTAAACAATAGAAACACCTAGAGAACTAGAGCCGGTGTTTCTGCATTCTTGGAATATATACATTTGGGGAATGAAATGCTGTCACGCAGGGAAAGTATCACATTGGACTGCTTGGTGCTCTCCATTGGCTATGGATGGTCCTGACAAATGTgtgctattaaaggggaactaaaaaatCATCACTGTATCTAAAATTACCAACTGAGACATTTCTATAAGACAATCCCTGATATAAAATGGATTTACTCTGAGCAACCTCTCAAACAAACTGGACGAGTCTATTAAAAATGCAATCTGAAACAAAATGAgacttttccctttaaaatgatgcacaatatttatattttaatatatattttatttacctaCATTTTGCCTTAACATCCTCAATACAATCCCCAATATAGCTAAATAGTTCATactcaaatgaaaaaattaaaaataactaaACAATTAATACTGAGAGGGAAAAACTATTTAGAATTATACACGGGGAGGGAGATTCATTACAGTTTGAGACATTTCAGCAAAACTCAAGATTTCTTCTCAAACTCGAATGCTTCAGTTACACCCCCCCAACTCGAACATCAATTTGCTCAAGGTACACCCCCTATTTATTTCTCTCAAGGAGTTTTAGGTGGcaacttttttcactgaaattgTCACAATTTCTTTTGagtgataaatatatatacagaagaaACACAGTCTTAAATTCTAACAAATGTGGTCTTGAAGCCAGAAATTAGATTCATCATTGATTTAACAGTCAACTCAATCTGAACCCTTGAATTAGCAGAACTATTTGGAAAAGACAAGCTTCTAATATGCAGTCACCTGGAATTGACCTTCAAAGTGGGCCTCCTGGCACTTTTCCAGGTTCTTTCCGTGGATCAGGCCCATGGCTTGGGAACCTCTGCCTTAGAGAGTATAGACATCCTAGGAATGGAAATAGGAGCTTTTGGTGGGTTTGGATTAGCCCAATGTTCCTTTCTGACTAGTTAAAATGATGAAAATCTTGTACCCAAGGACAGATCTAAGGTCCAGATCTCACTGAGGTTTCAGCTAGTGGTGTCCATCTCTATGGGGGTGTGGTGGCCTTCCATCCTATTACTCAGTCA from the Xenopus laevis strain J_2021 chromosome 9_10L, Xenopus_laevis_v10.1, whole genome shotgun sequence genome contains:
- the sult1c1.L gene encoding sulfotransferase family, cytosolic, 1C, member 1 L homeolog (The RefSeq protein has 4 substitutions compared to this genomic sequence); amino-acid sequence: MNPAAMEELTKGMENFQVTMGHIEGVPLPVTTCDMWDTIYNFQARKDDILIATYPKAGTTWMQEIVDLILQEGDVQKSMRAPCYIKVPFIDLVPPKPMPPGVALAQTMNSPRILKTHLPINLLPPSFWEKNTKVVYVARNAKDSMVSYYYFHKMNKFLPDSGTLDNFFSEFLSGDVPWGSWFDNVLGWWKALDKHQILFIFYEDMIQDPMREIKKVMTFLGKDLSDEVLEKIKYHTSFQAMKENPMTNNSTVPKTIMDQTISPFIRKGTVGDWKTHFSVAQNIIFDEEYKKKMEGSGLNFRTEL